CTGGTTGTACCGGAAGTAAACCCCCATGCCATTGCCCAGTATAAAAAGCGCGGTATCATCGCCAACCCCAATTGCTCGACGATCCAGATGGTCGTCGCTTTGAAACCCATTCATGACGTGGCCCGCATCAAACGGATCGTCGTTTCCACTTATCAGGCGGTTTCCGGTACCGGTCTCAAAGCCATCGACGAGCTTTTAAGTCAAACCCGTGCCGTCCTGAATGCCCAGCAGGTTCAAAAAAAGGTTTATCCGCACCAGATCGCCTTCAACTGCCTGCCGCAGATCGACGTTTTCCTGGAGAACGGCTACACCAAAGAAGAGATGAAAATGGTCAATGAGACCCAAAAGATCATGGAAGACCCGACCATTCGAGTAACGGCCACGACCGTGCGCGTCCCGGTCATTCACAGCCATTCGGAATCTGTAAACATCGAGACGGAAAAAAAGCTTACCGTCAAGGAAGTAAAAGAAATTCTCTCCAGGGCTCCCGGTGTTCTCGTTGTGGACAACCCGGCTTTGAGTGAATACCCCCTGGCCATTCATGCCGCTGGACGGGATGAAACCTTCGTGGGGCGGATCCGCGAAGACGAGTCCATCCCTAACGGGATCAATATGTGGATCGTCTCCGACAACATCCGCAAGGGCGCAGCCTTGAACGCCGTTCAGATTGCGGAAATCCTGATCGAAAAATACCTTTCATGAAGTTCTTGCAGGACATTACCCTCGGGCAGTACATGCCAGGGGATTCATTTCTCCATCATCTCGACCCGCGGACCAAATTCATTTCTCTGCTCCTGCTGATGATCGTAACTTTTTTAATTAAAACCTTCATCGCCCTGGCTTTGCTCGCGGCTTTTTTCCTCCTCACTCTGGTCATTTCCCAACTTTCTTGGGGTTATGTTTTTCGGGGAGTAAGATCCTTTATCTGGCTTTTTTTATTCACGGCCGCTATTCACCTTTTTTTCACCCCAGGCCCTTCCCTTCCCCTTTTTCCGATCGGTTTTATCGACATCACCTGGACAGGGGCGGCCAAAGGTGCCCTGGTCGCCAGCCAGCTTTTATTGGCCATTCTTCTTTCTTCGTTAATGACCCTGACCACCACTCCCTTGCAGCTGGCCCATGGCCTGGAAAAACTTATTTACCCTTTGAAGCGCTTCCGCATCCCGGTCGAAGATTTTTCTTTGATGACCATGCTGGCCATCAAGTTCATCCCCATCCTTCTCGGCGAGGCCAACCGGATCATTAAAGCCCAGAGCTCCCGCGGAGTTGATTTCGAATCCGGGAATTTTTTGCGGCGCGCGAAAAATATGATACCCATCTTGACCCCCCTTTTTCACAGCATCTTCAAGCGGGCAGATGACTTGGCTGTGGCCATGTTCGCTCGAGGTTATATCAGCGGAGCAAAACGCACCCACTTGCACGAGTTAAAAATGAGAGGAAAAGATTACTGGGTTCTTATCGGCGTAGTGGGGTTTGTAATATTGGAAATGAAAATACATTAATTGGGACGCAGATTTTCGCAGATAAACGCAGAAAAATATTTATAGTGAACGGCCGAAAAAAGGACTCATTGCGAGGAGTCCGCCTCAGGCGGACTCGCAAAGACAATTCAGAAATGTAAAGCTATTTAAGTCGTTCATTATAAATCTGAATAATCTGCGTCCCCAAAGGATTTTCCGATGAAAAAGAAAAGGTTTTCCAAAGGGTTCGTTCAGGTTTATACCGGAAACGGGAAAGGGAAGACTACGGCCGCCTTGGGATTGGCCCTACGGGCCGCGGGGCACCGATTCAAGGTTTTAATGATCCAATTCCTCAAAGGCGGAATTGCTTATGGAGAGTTGCAATCAGCCAAAAAGCTTGCCCCTTATCTGACTATCGTACCCATGGGACGGGAAAATTTCGTCAACAAGAAAAAACCCGACCCCATGGATGTGCTTCTGGCCCAAAAAGCCTGGGAATTGGCCCAGCGCTCAGTTCATAGCCAGAAATACCATTTAGTCATCCTGGATGAAATAAATGTAGCTGTCGAATACGGAATGGTTCCCTTGAAAGAACTTCTGGCCTTGATGAAAAATAAGCCGGAGAATGTTGAATTAGTCCTCACCGGAAGATGGGCCAGGCCCGAAGTT
This is a stretch of genomic DNA from Deltaproteobacteria bacterium. It encodes these proteins:
- a CDS encoding aspartate-semialdehyde dehydrogenase — encoded protein: LVVPEVNPHAIAQYKKRGIIANPNCSTIQMVVALKPIHDVARIKRIVVSTYQAVSGTGLKAIDELLSQTRAVLNAQQVQKKVYPHQIAFNCLPQIDVFLENGYTKEEMKMVNETQKIMEDPTIRVTATTVRVPVIHSHSESVNIETEKKLTVKEVKEILSRAPGVLVVDNPALSEYPLAIHAAGRDETFVGRIREDESIPNGINMWIVSDNIRKGAALNAVQIAEILIEKYLS
- a CDS encoding energy-coupling factor transporter transmembrane component T; the protein is MKFLQDITLGQYMPGDSFLHHLDPRTKFISLLLLMIVTFLIKTFIALALLAAFFLLTLVISQLSWGYVFRGVRSFIWLFLFTAAIHLFFTPGPSLPLFPIGFIDITWTGAAKGALVASQLLLAILLSSLMTLTTTPLQLAHGLEKLIYPLKRFRIPVEDFSLMTMLAIKFIPILLGEANRIIKAQSSRGVDFESGNFLRRAKNMIPILTPLFHSIFKRADDLAVAMFARGYISGAKRTHLHELKMRGKDYWVLIGVVGFVILEMKIH
- the cobO gene encoding cob(I)yrinic acid a,c-diamide adenosyltransferase, with product MKKKRFSKGFVQVYTGNGKGKTTAALGLALRAAGHRFKVLMIQFLKGGIAYGELQSAKKLAPYLTIVPMGRENFVNKKKPDPMDVLLAQKAWELAQRSVHSQKYHLVILDEINVAVEYGMVPLKELLALMKNKPENVELVLTGRWARPEVLRRADLVTEMREIKHYYKKGIESRIGIER